ATGTTACACATGTGTTGCATATTCATTTGAATGTCCCGactttatttcctttttccgAGTATGTCTCTGTTGTCGAACCCCACGAATATTAGAGTTATATCAAGATCAATTCAGGAAGTGCATTTTCCAGAAGTTGGTTAGTTTTGAACAACATACACTGTTAGCGAAAATCTATAGTGAAGCACAATAGATCATGggaaagaattattaaaagcttCTAACTGGTTATAGTAATTATGTAGCGTGTTACTTGCTCCGCACTTAAGGTATATATTGAGCCTATGCAAAGTTTCGGTAAAATAATTGCCGTTAGAGAAGAATATGAAGTATGATATATATTGACCTGGGAGAGACAGAAAACCATTTTAAGTGGCTTAAGTTTGTATTAACTCCATTGGAACAGTTCTTCCTTtgttctatatttatatattgtggACTAGACTTCGCTTGTCAACTATTTGCCGGaacaatttgtttttttctctttggttTCGTTGCATATTTCTATGTATTGCTAGATACCACTTCAGGTTTTAACCCAGAGTAGATGTAATGAAATGTTTCTTTGAAGTATCTGGGAACTATTTTTCAACGTATCAACCCATTTTCATGTACAGATATTCAAACTGATATTCAGAGTAATCATCTAACAATATTTCTGATCACCAGGATGGGCCTTCTAAGTATTGCTGTCGTAACTAGCATATTTGCGATTCTTAGTGTCTTTGCcccaaattatatttcattggTCATCTTCCGCATGGTAGTTGGCATTGGCCTGGGTGGCGGACCTGTGTACTCATCCTGGTTTCTTGAGTTTGTGCCCATGCAAAACCGGGGCATGTGGATGGTTGTGTTTTCCACTTTCTGGACAATAGGAACGATATTTGAGGCTTCATTGGCATGGGTATGCCCTTTATCCTTTAATTATCACAACACTAAATTTGAAAGTTGCTCATGTTGCCATCCCCTGATCGTTCTTAGCTTCTGAAGATGAAGCTATTGTCATCCTATTTAGATGGGAGAAATCAACAACCCTCGTCATTTAGTGCAGTATTTGTCTAACTTGATCCTTTGCATTCTCTTCGCGTAGTCAAGAGTATTTTATGGTTCTTCTTTTGtatgtttatttctttctttccttttttatttggtttctTTTGGTAAGAtctgttttctttatatttcgTTATTAGACTAAATTTGCAGATACTTTCATTTCCTGAAGCATTATAATTTTCGTTGAACTAGTAGCCTTTTAGGTCATTAGTTTAATAGCTTAGTCATATAATCTTTGATTTCTTCTGTAGCTTATTCTGGTGcatgtttcccttttctttttaattcctAACTTCCATCTGAAGTTTTATGGTCTTATTTCTTCCTCCTTCTCCTGCTTTCCGTTTTTCTTCATTCTTAAATTCCCGCATgttatcttcttttttatatcGTAAAGTCAGCATAGAAAGCTGACCTCTGAGATTGCATGAACAGCTAAAGTATTACCAAGTGATGGAAGTTACTGATAAAAATGATCCATTAGCCCCAAATAGcttcttcaatttattttatgtatcaGCAGGCCTAATCCAATGTCCATCATTTTTAGATATTTAGATCTTGAAATAAGTTTTACGAGTTCTCTTCAACTCAAACTTGTGAGCAGCCATCCTAAATATTTGGCTGTCAAACATCATTAAAATCCAACTTTGATCATGTATGTAGTTATGTGACATACTCCAGTAGGGTGTATTTCGAAATAGACATTTTTTAACTTCAAGTCGTATATACGTTTTTAGATGTATTTCAATtgtcttttctgtttttcgcCTTTCAGCATCCATTTATTGTTGGAGAACAcatcaatctataatttattgttgaaaTCTTCCTCTTCACCTTTTCTGCAGATCATTATGCCTAGACTTGGATGGAGGTGGCTACTTGCACTATCATCAGTGCCCTGTTTAGCAGcatttatcttatatttttttacagtaGAGTCTCCAAGGTACCTATACCTGAAGGGCAGGACCTCTGATGCACAAAACGTTTTGAAGAAAATGGCCTCGATTAATAGTACAGAACTTCCTTCCGGTATCCTTGTTTCTGATAAAATGAGCGAGCTGGATGAGGAACTTACTACTTCTGAAAATACTGAATTACTGTCAACCATGGGAAATAAAAGTACTAGTTCTAATTCGGGCTTCTCCTCATTATTCACACTTCTATCATCAACTTTAATCAAAACGACCCTACTCATGTGGGTAATCTACTTTGCAAATTCGTTTTTGTATTATGGGGTTGTGTTGATGACCTCGGAGTTCAGCAGTAGGCAAAGTAAATGTGGAGCAATTGTTATACATTCAAACCAGCTGACAGATTCTAGCCTCTACCAAAATGTATTCATCACTAGTTTTGCAGGTATCTAGATTACTTGATTTTGTGGATCAGTTGTCCTTCTGCCATGTGATTCTCATAATCTTCTTTAGTTTGAAGTGCATGGTCTGATCAATGTATGATGTGTTCACAGAGCTTCCTGGGCTCATTCTATCGGCCATTCTTGTAGACAAAGTCGGCCGCAGGATTTCACTGGTGCTTATGTATGCATTCAgcttcatatttcttttaccaCTGATGCTTCACCAAAATGAACTGCTAACCACATCTCTATTGTTCGGAGCCCGCATGTGCCTCATCGGGACCTATACAGTGGCTGGCATTTACTGCCCAGAGGTAAGACATAGTATTTCTCTTTCCACCTTCAGTCaccttttgcttcttttttccGTGCTAAAGGCTTGAAACTTACTTGCATCGGATGCATTCCTAGAACAAATACCATACCGCAACTGCTGtattattttctcttctctgCAGTTATATCCAACATCCATCAGGACAACAGGAGTGGGTGTTGCCAGCGCTGTGGGAAGAATCGCAGGCATGATATGTCCTTACGTGGCCGTGGAGTTGGTTTCTGGTTGCCACCAAATGGCTGCAATAAGTTTATTTGAAGCTGTAATGATCCTTTCAGGAACTAGTGTGCTGCTCTTCAAAGTTGAAACCAAGGGAAGGCAGCTGAACGACATCGTCGCTGTACATAACTAGAACCGAACAACATTTGATCGTTGGAAGTTTATACTAgtggatattattattatcgaAAAACTTTAGTCAACTCTTTCTGCTCTGCTCAATCCCACTCAGCTCCCCGTAGCATTAACGGAACGacaaatgataattaaatcattGAGGAGCAACAGAGAAATGCATATCATACAGGTTATGTTTTGAATTCCATTGAGTCAAAATGGATTAGAATTTGGATGCCAAATCCCAGTTCAGGTATGTTGCTTCTTCTTTGATGCATAAATGCCTCAGTGGTTCAAGTCGGGCCAACACCGATCAGAGTTGTTCTCTAGATGTTATCACAAAGAGGGCTTTTGCAGTTTTTCTAGGCAGATATGAACTTTAATCAAAGTAACATCGGAtcccaacaaaaaattgaaaattgaaataaatcacatatttattttccttttcaataTGGTGAAATTAGTAAGAACGTGAGACCAATAATTACTGATGTTGAGGGATATTATTATAAggtttcatatattttattaaataagaaaagtgacatcaagacaaaaatatccaGACCACAACTTCTGTCTTCTACACCCCTTTACCtactatcatttatttattttttttcactcaTTTGTGCTTGAAACTATCCAAATGGTGCACTCacccctttttatttttgatgttttgtattatttatttattttaatattatttgatttgagaatattcttgaattaattaaataattgatatgaTGTGGcatcacatttaatattatctGGAGGCCCCACAATTGCCCATTATTCCTTTATTTTACATCATTTGTTTTAGTTGTAGATGCATcactatataaatattaaataaatttaatattatatcagtttaattaatacatcaattttaaataagaataacgaaacaaaatttataataagttcacataaaatgaaacaaaaattcacACATTCATTCAATAAAACTCGAAttcgtaattttaaatttgttcataGAATTTCAAACAATGGTCGAACTTAAAACGTTTTCAACGCATGATTATAGGTATAAATACTCATAATGATGCTTTAATGCTTCTTCATTTAAATGATGAAGATGATTAAAGAATATTACATGACCAGTACCAAAAGATACCTCTACTTGTTTATTACATTCCGACACACATTAATTTTCACGTtcgataattacactctctcattttttaaatttagtataattatatttaatttttttataatttaaaaaattacatctactatttctaaaatttgcttctattgataattgcatttatctattagtaaaaatttattaaatttgttaatattaaaaaaaaaattcatatttacccctaattgacttattactaatttattattggttaaataaatatttttatgatcgaattattcttatacattTTCGCATATTAATACAAGTGAAGAGGTATATCTTTATTGTTATAAGTGcagtttagttagaaaaaaaaattatttgactcaAATAATTCTACTATAAGTCAATCggaattaaatatcaatttctattcaattttttcttgttaatatcaataaattcagtaaatttgattaataaatagaCTTATTTGTAGATGGGGGTAAACTTTAGggatatcaaatataattttttaaatataaagggGTCTACATATGATTATATCAAACTATAGGGGagtaagtgtaattatccctaatttataatatgaaattctCTGTTTCCTGCAtgtcagtgtgtgtgtgtgtgtgtgtgtgtattttaaCAGTGGCTTTAAATTAACTCGCTCTctgtctctgtctctctctccctctctccccCCTCTTGTTTTCAGTATTGGGAAACTGTTCTTTACGTTATCGATTCTATTGTAGTGTGGATTTATGATGGGAGATCGTGAGAGTGATGGATACACAGTAGATGAAGCACTTTCGAGTGTGGGGTTTGGAACGTTCCAGGGCCTGGCGCTGGTTTTCGCTGGAATTGGTTGGTTTGCGGACGCCATGGAAATCACTCTGCTCTCCTTCATAGGGCCAGCACTTGAATCTGAATGGTCCCTCTCTCCCACTGAGGAGAGTCTTCTCTCCACTGCTGTTTTTGGTGGAATGATTGTTGGGTCATATTTCTTGGGCTTCATTGCTGATGCTTATGGAAGAAGGTCACCAgccccttttcttttccttcttcttcaaattttcagctGTAATATTGTCATTTTTCTCCCTACAGGATGGGAATTCGAGGTGTAGCAATGATAACGTTTGCAGCCGGGCTTTTAAGTGCCTTTTCCCCGGATTACAAATCATTAGTCGTCCTTCGTTTTATCGTTGGATTCGGGGCTGCGGGGGGGCATGTCTATTCAGCCTGGTTCTTGGAGTTCATACCGACTTCTAATAGAGGGGCTTGGATACTCGTTATGTCGTTTTCCTGGATAATTGGAGAACTTTTGGAGGCTTCTCTTGCATGGGTGCTAATCCCTTTTCCCAAATTCAGCTTAACTAGTTCTTTAATCCTGCATATTCTCTTTGCTAGACACAAAATTAGAGGGCTTCATTCACAATTCTGTTTTTATTGATGTAGATTATCATGCCTAGATGGGGTTGGAGGTGGCTACTTGCCTTATCCTCTGTCCCATCTTTGGCAGTGCTGTTCATGTCTAGTTTTGCGCCAGAGACTCCAAGGTACTTATTCATAAAAGGTAGAACAAATGAAGCAGTCAGAGTCTTGGAAAAAATAGCTCTGATCAACCGAAAAGAACTTCCCACCGGCAATCTTGTCTCTGATTATCAAACAAGTCAGCCAGAGGACGAAACTCCTCTCCTTCTCTCAAGCAAGACAAGGGGAGTTGAGAAATGGCTTGGATCTCTCTCTCAACTCTTCTCATCAGATTTACTATGCACCACTCTTCTTTCATGGATATTGTTCTTTGCCTACACATTTGCATATTACGGCATCCAACTGATGATCTCCGCGTTGAGCAGCGATCAAAGTGATTGCCGCTCATTAAGCATCTTTCCCAAAAATGCCGAGAAGGGTAGCCTCTATGTTAATGTTTTCATCACTTGTTTAGCAGGTACCATCTGATCAATGCTTCTTCCTCATTCAATATCTGAAACAATTCAGAGCTCACAATGTCATCAATTCCCCTGCAGAACTTCCAGCTCTGCTTTTGGCTATGCTTCTGGTGGAAAGGTTAGGCCGGAAGCGTTGTATGGAAATCCTGACGCTGCTAACAGTCGTTTTCATCCTACCGCTGCTTTCACATCAGAACGCAACCGTGACTACAGCTTTATTAGTCAGCGGCCGCATGTTCCTCTCTGCCGCGTTTACCACTTTGAGCCTCTATGCAAAAGAGGTATGATTATAGAACAATATTAGCTTTCCCCacatttactaattaactacgTCTGCACAAATACGAACATTTCCAATTCGTGTACAGGTTTATCCGACTTCTGTGAGGTCCAGCGGCTTCGGGCTAGCCTTGGCGTGAGAGGTGAACAGAAATATGAATGTTCTTCAATCCATATGTAGGTTTATCCAACTTCTGTAAGAGCCAGTGGCTACGGACTTGCAACTGCTGTGGGGAGAATCGGTGGTATGATATGTCCTCTGGTGGCAGTAGGACTGGTGAGGGGTTGCCATCAAACACTTGCAGTTGTTGTGTTTGGGATCATTATACTTATTTCTGGTATCTGCGTTGTGTTTTTCCCATTTGAGACGAAGGGGAGAGGACTAACGGACGTTGTTAGCAACTAAGAACGATCCAATTGTTGAGGTTGCTCGATTTGCACCTCATCGTTGGAAGcaaaatgaaatagaagatgTAATAAAAATCTCGTATAAAAACTAATGTAACACGTTAATTTGTGATCACcagaacaaaaatttaaatcaagatTTATGAGAAGAACTAGTACAAAACCCGTGCCTTATATGCAATTTAGGTTGAGACTATAACAATAAATCTACATATTCAATTAAGATccgaattttaattatttgcttCCAATTTATTCAGTCATTTATCTGATATAGATAGATTTGCTGAAAATATAGTTTGATTAGTGAAAGGGCAAAatggtatttttctttttaccacGCCTCGTAAATGCACCATTTTAGTACAAAAAACCCCAAAGAAATAATAAGTAGTAGGGTGTGTGGCATACTCAAATGAGCccgtttaattaaataaaaatttaaaaaattacttatattcttgaaaacacatttttattcaagtaattaaaaatattcaaaaagaatttaataaaaagattataaagGGTTTGTAGAAGTTAAAAAGAGTGAGCAATGTGGGGGTTTAGAAGAGTGGGAGGGTGGGAagttaacaaaataaataaattaattaaattaaatattaaaaattatataaattagcatACCAAAAAAGTGAAACACCAAAGTGGTACTCTCACTTAATTAACCctagatatatatgtactagTGCGGAtggattcttgaaaatattaaattttaaatttcaaaattcgtATAAATTATAgtgcttttcaatttttcaatttatggaAGAAGATGATAAGAATGGATGACTTGTTTCTCAATTTGACGTGCTCTTTTGAGATATAATTTTACGCTTTTACAAAGAAATATGATTCTTGACGAGGACCATCGAACAAACAAAAAGGATTGTGTTGATGAATAATTTGTagctatttttataaaaaaaattatgattatgaaaatgtgCTTTGAACTGTGATgttgatcaaaattaaaattttaaaaattaattataaacatcaattgctaattaataataaggaATGATAATAACCAATTCACACATGATTGCTCGAACAAGATATAATTGAGTTGCACAAATCAAGAAGAAGCACGTgccacttctttttttttaataaaaacaataattatataatcacattaataattaaataattgaagagttcgaaaaataaaataaaaaaactcgaATCCgtaactttaaatttaaacgCGTCTAAAGTCTTAaccaattattttcttttgtaatgcAGTGAAATTAGTAAAGAATGCGAGACCAATAATTATTCATGCTGagagatatttttatatcgtcacatatttaattaatgaaaaaagtgACGTCACAACAAAAATATCCAGAGCACCACTATTGTCTTCTACCCCTTTTcctgttattatttatttattttaggggTAATTACAATTCTCTCCTAtaagatttagtgtaattatacctaGGCCCCCAGtagtttaataaattatatctagcatttttaaaatttgtttacaTCTAACAAACAATTCcctatattaatcaaaattcattgagtttgttgatattaacaaaaatattagaaaaaaaatctatatttacccacaattgacttattactgatttattgcaggtcagataaatctttttaagatCAATTACcttcatacgtcttcacgcgttaatacatgtgaggaCGTATATTTCCACTATTACAAGGGTAGTttagatagaaaaaaattgttagactgcaataatattaattttctttcagtttttttattaatatcagcaaattcagtgaattttaactaatttattagacGAGATGAAACATTACGGATTCTAGATGTTATTTTACAAACCACAGcaaatctaaatttaattacactatatttcaaaaaagagaaatgtaATAAtcactttattttattgatttgtgtTTGGAAGGATCCAAATGTTTGTTGCACTGactttttgatatatttgtttgttttttaatttttgggacacaattcttgttttattatttgatttggaaTGTGGTTTCCTTATTTAAGTGATTGAGAAGATGTGACATCACACTTAAAATTATTCTACTACTTCCCATTatccttttaatttatttgctt
The nucleotide sequence above comes from Sesamum indicum cultivar Zhongzhi No. 13 linkage group LG11, S_indicum_v1.0, whole genome shotgun sequence. Encoded proteins:
- the LOC105173843 gene encoding organic cation/carnitine transporter 7-like; translation: MMGDRESDGYTVDEALSSVGFGTFQGLALVFAGIGWFADAMEITLLSFIGPALESEWSLSPTEESLLSTAVFGGMIVGSYFLGFIADAYGRRMGIRGVAMITFAAGLLSAFSPDYKSLVVLRFIVGFGAAGGHVYSAWFLEFIPTSNRGAWILVMSFSWIIGELLEASLAWIIMPRWGWRWLLALSSVPSLAVLFMSSFAPETPRYLFIKGRTNEAVRVLEKIALINRKELPTGNLVSDYQTSQPEDETPLLLSSKTRGVEKWLGSLSQLFSSDLLCTTLLSWILFFAYTFAYYGIQLMISALSSDQSDCRSLSIFPKNAEKGSLYVNVFITCLAELPALLLAMLLVERLGRKRCMEILTLLTVVFILPLLSHQNATVTTALLVSGRMFLSAAFTTLSLYAKEVYPTSVRSSGFGLALVYPTSVRASGYGLATAVGRIGGMICPLVAVGLVRGCHQTLAVVVFGIIILISGICVVFFPFETKGRGLTDVVSN
- the LOC105173741 gene encoding organic cation/carnitine transporter 7 isoform X1, with the protein product MNTAIMSSEQVVDNDEELVYTIDEALTVLGFGRFQALVLAYAGLGAMAEAMEVMILSFIGPSVKAEWGLSSGQESLITTVVFAGMLIGAYAWGIISDNYGRRMGLLSIAVVTSIFAILSVFAPNYISLVIFRMVVGIGLGGGPVYSSWFLEFVPMQNRGMWMVVFSTFWTIGTIFEASLAWIIMPRLGWRWLLALSSVPCLAAFILYFFTVESPRYLYLKGRTSDAQNVLKKMASINSTELPSGILVSDKMSELDEELTTSENTELLSTMGNKSTSSNSGFSSLFTLLSSTLIKTTLLMWVIYFANSFLYYGVVLMTSEFSSRQSKCGAIVIHSNQLTDSSLYQNVFITSFAELPGLILSAILVDKVGRRISLVLMYAFSFIFLLPLMLHQNELLTTSLLFGARMCLIGTYTVAGIYCPELYPTSIRTTGVGVASAVGRIAGMICPYVAVELVSGCHQMAAISLFEAVMILSGTSVLLFKVETKGRQLNDIVAVHN
- the LOC105173741 gene encoding organic cation/carnitine transporter 7 isoform X2 gives rise to the protein MNTAIMSSEVVDNDEELVYTIDEALTVLGFGRFQALVLAYAGLGAMAEAMEVMILSFIGPSVKAEWGLSSGQESLITTVVFAGMLIGAYAWGIISDNYGRRMGLLSIAVVTSIFAILSVFAPNYISLVIFRMVVGIGLGGGPVYSSWFLEFVPMQNRGMWMVVFSTFWTIGTIFEASLAWIIMPRLGWRWLLALSSVPCLAAFILYFFTVESPRYLYLKGRTSDAQNVLKKMASINSTELPSGILVSDKMSELDEELTTSENTELLSTMGNKSTSSNSGFSSLFTLLSSTLIKTTLLMWVIYFANSFLYYGVVLMTSEFSSRQSKCGAIVIHSNQLTDSSLYQNVFITSFAELPGLILSAILVDKVGRRISLVLMYAFSFIFLLPLMLHQNELLTTSLLFGARMCLIGTYTVAGIYCPELYPTSIRTTGVGVASAVGRIAGMICPYVAVELVSGCHQMAAISLFEAVMILSGTSVLLFKVETKGRQLNDIVAVHN